The proteins below are encoded in one region of Dehalococcoidales bacterium:
- the ruvA gene encoding Holliday junction branch migration protein RuvA, whose amino-acid sequence MISSITGKLEMVSFDSAIVNVGGIGFQVFIPPVSLSKLGNTGTEIKLYTHFQVREDGLNLYGFTSLSELTLFKNLLSVSGLGPKLALTMISEMDIETLAAAIMSGNIDLLTAIRGIGKKTASRIVLELKDKLATSDILLPLSETSQENNDVVAALISLGYSTSEATRAVGNLPTDKSLSLEEKIKTALSQLRKD is encoded by the coding sequence ATGATTTCGAGCATTACTGGAAAATTGGAGATGGTTAGCTTTGACAGCGCAATTGTTAACGTTGGCGGCATTGGCTTCCAGGTTTTTATCCCGCCTGTATCCTTATCAAAATTGGGGAATACCGGTACCGAAATCAAGCTTTATACCCATTTCCAGGTAAGGGAAGATGGTCTCAACCTTTATGGTTTTACCAGCCTCTCCGAACTTACTCTGTTTAAAAACCTGCTCAGCGTAAGCGGTTTAGGACCCAAGCTGGCATTAACGATGATTTCTGAAATGGATATCGAAACACTGGCAGCAGCAATAATGTCCGGCAATATTGATCTTTTGACTGCTATCCGCGGAATCGGTAAAAAAACAGCTAGCCGTATTGTGCTAGAGCTTAAGGACAAGCTCGCCACTAGTGATATTCTATTACCCCTTTCGGAGACATCCCAAGAGAATAACGACGTTGTGGCGGCTCTTATTTCCCTTGGTTATTCAACCTCAGAGGCTACCCGAGCAGTAGGTAACCTCCCGACTGATAAAAGCCTCAGCCTCGAAGAAAAAATAAAGACGGCGCTAAGCCAGCTTCGCAAAGATTAG
- the ruvC gene encoding crossover junction endodeoxyribonuclease RuvC, whose protein sequence is MRILGIDPGTMILGYGVIDSDGDAVALVAYDALKCRSRCSMGERLFFLYRSLCEVISEYQPDEIAIETPFVAENARTALAIGKAQAIALLAAASNSIPAFEYSPTAIKYNTASYGASSKQQVQEMVRLQLNLKDAPTPNDCADALAAAICHVRQSRLNNLTGGK, encoded by the coding sequence ATGAGAATTCTGGGAATTGACCCCGGTACTATGATTCTTGGATACGGGGTAATCGACAGCGATGGCGATGCAGTTGCATTGGTAGCGTATGATGCCTTGAAATGTCGCAGCCGTTGTTCAATGGGAGAACGGCTTTTCTTTCTGTATCGCTCCCTCTGTGAAGTAATCAGCGAGTACCAGCCGGATGAAATTGCCATAGAGACACCCTTTGTAGCCGAGAATGCCCGTACCGCCCTGGCGATCGGGAAAGCTCAGGCGATTGCCCTGCTCGCTGCAGCTTCAAACTCTATACCAGCGTTTGAATACTCGCCAACTGCAATTAAATACAATACTGCAAGCTACGGCGCCAGTTCCAAGCAACAGGTCCAGGAAATGGTTCGGCTTCAGCTCAACCTTAAAGATGCCCCTACACCCAACGACTGCGCAGACGCATTGGCAGCGGCAATCTGCCATGTTCGCCAGTCCCGTCTTAACAATCTTACCGGAGGGAAATAA
- a CDS encoding YebC/PmpR family DNA-binding transcriptional regulator, translating to MSGHSKWHSIKHQKGVADVRRGKLFTKLTREIIMASREKGSDPDLNARLRLAIQKAKDANMPSENIQRAIKRGEGSLEGANYIETTFEGYGPGGAAIMISVQTDNRNRTVQEIRSAFSKSGGNLGENGSVAWLFDPKGIISIDTEDVDPDEITLKAIDIGAEDVIVGEGYIEIYTRPEDMEELRQSFEAADITISSADVSQVAKTTLSLDEPTQLQVLRLLDRLEDLDDVQSVVSNVDFDDAVIEQYRST from the coding sequence ATGTCTGGTCATTCTAAGTGGCATTCCATAAAACACCAGAAGGGTGTCGCTGATGTACGAAGAGGTAAACTCTTCACTAAACTAACCCGGGAAATCATTATGGCGTCCAGAGAGAAGGGGAGCGACCCGGACCTGAACGCCCGTTTGCGCCTTGCCATACAAAAGGCCAAAGATGCCAACATGCCTTCAGAAAACATACAACGCGCGATCAAGCGCGGAGAAGGATCTCTGGAAGGTGCAAACTACATAGAAACCACCTTCGAAGGATACGGGCCTGGTGGTGCTGCAATTATGATCAGCGTACAGACAGATAACCGTAACCGAACTGTACAGGAGATCCGCTCTGCTTTTTCTAAAAGTGGCGGGAATCTTGGAGAAAACGGGAGCGTCGCCTGGCTTTTTGATCCCAAAGGAATAATATCAATAGATACAGAAGACGTAGATCCGGACGAAATCACACTTAAAGCGATCGATATCGGGGCAGAAGATGTCATTGTCGGAGAAGGATATATTGAAATATACACGCGACCGGAAGACATGGAAGAATTGCGACAGTCTTTTGAAGCTGCGGATATTACCATAAGCTCGGCCGACGTAAGCCAGGTGGCCAAAACAACACTGTCTCTGGATGAACCCACCCAGCTACAGGTGCTGCGGCTGCTGGATAGGCTGGAGGATCTGGACGACGTTCAGTCAGTCGTCAGTAACGTTGACTTTGACGATGCCGTCATAGAGCAGTATCGCTCAACTTAA
- the fmt gene encoding methionyl-tRNA formyltransferase: MRLVFMGTPEIALPVLKAVSSRHEVVAVYTRPDAYSGRGRELAQSAIKKEASKLGIPVIQPLNFKDGKNISVLQDLQPEVIVVVAYGIILPKAVLEIPRLGCINVHFSVLPRHRGASPVAGAILAGDRFTGVSIMLMETGVDTGPILSISQLPVFDWDTTLSLGQRLSGISGGLIIDVLEAWNRREIILRPQNEAAATYSGIIHKEDGLISWNEEAALIWRKARAYHPWPGIYTTWRGKMLKLLSVEPVSHHSQEKPGSVISFGGTSDMNVGVVTGKGILGIKKIQLEGKKEVLTADFIRGQRDFIGSVLPD, encoded by the coding sequence TTGCGCTTGGTATTTATGGGAACACCCGAAATAGCTTTACCGGTATTAAAGGCAGTTTCCTCGAGGCATGAGGTTGTGGCTGTTTATACTCGCCCAGATGCTTATTCCGGCCGGGGGAGAGAACTGGCGCAATCTGCGATAAAAAAAGAGGCTTCAAAGCTTGGAATTCCGGTTATCCAGCCACTAAATTTTAAGGATGGCAAGAATATTTCTGTGTTGCAGGACCTGCAGCCTGAGGTGATTGTTGTTGTGGCATATGGAATTATCTTGCCGAAAGCAGTATTGGAAATTCCTCGGCTAGGTTGTATCAATGTTCATTTTTCAGTCCTGCCGCGCCATAGGGGAGCTTCTCCGGTTGCAGGGGCGATTCTTGCCGGAGATAGATTTACCGGGGTGAGCATCATGTTGATGGAGACCGGGGTAGATACAGGGCCGATACTGTCCATTTCCCAGCTTCCGGTTTTTGACTGGGACACCACTCTGAGTTTGGGCCAACGTCTTTCAGGAATATCGGGAGGGCTGATCATAGATGTCCTGGAAGCGTGGAACAGGCGAGAAATCATTCTCCGTCCCCAGAATGAAGCAGCTGCGACCTATTCCGGGATAATCCACAAGGAAGATGGCTTAATCTCATGGAATGAAGAAGCTGCCTTGATTTGGAGGAAAGCACGAGCCTATCATCCTTGGCCTGGGATTTATACAACCTGGCGCGGTAAAATGCTCAAGTTATTATCGGTTGAACCTGTTTCGCACCACAGTCAAGAAAAACCGGGTAGTGTTATCAGCTTTGGTGGCACTTCGGATATGAATGTCGGAGTGGTTACCGGTAAAGGGATTTTGGGAATTAAAAAAATCCAGTTGGAAGGGAAAAAAGAAGTATTAACTGCCGATTTTATTAGGGGACAACGGGATTTTATCGGCTCGGTGCTACCAGATTAA